From Malassezia restricta chromosome VIII, complete sequence, the proteins below share one genomic window:
- a CDS encoding E3 ubiquitin-protein ligase UBR1, translating to MSEASAVVELLPRIATMPTRGNADTYRMTPERAREVRERLCHELLSVVPVSYLFPASVVPSVPEAYALLDKYDWHISQAQQRADALANMQDSASEPLQPEYSKNRRGMACGHVFRKGEPIFRCHDCSYDDTCVQCAMCYRHSIHALENHDVVFSVADDGDACCDCGDDEAWHSDLGCEFHSLHPWNERDQEASTASNHASSEQTLDDIMAAVPDSVRHALSEFCAMLMAFLLETLLHAPKQTQIVIGPDVVDSIKRQPTYESAFPAKGKARLDGDDGQESPPLFVALLWNDEKHSFNEVSDKILEVCSSLTPKDARHFAEMVDRQGRQVVSMSEDVRRLVIMARRIGVIYLLVTVQHAFDYFVEEVAGCVLSFIAELASASLYNTSGPSPNGRAIKALITSTFMRPWHVAEWTEAPATMRRDLFDPSHLCMLDTLLLLDTKMWKGARLQMRHLILDLLACREAKRQIALQFSVVYPRLIETFILHDREPEHSVYHMAVQLFSVPSIASQLVIERRMLVVQLYILQALFANDHDSRITSLVLPSPPPSHGQANPDTALLRQQKCYHVFYDIRYLLSPQAVQLDIVKHAETYMGMWLEFFAMFHGIAPEKRAVHAHVEFESEMWIQVFHINSHLGRIAKLLGEALASASEARLCEILAFIGTTMLRHMARLSALNPQVHPANDMHIVTFGECQELVHAYDVASQPVSFHHPMHWLLAEAMKHMHVLTEAHPLRDALSEDDMLRLVEHPVRVAVKLAQIRCNVWVRNGFAIRSQAYHYRDSMWMRDIMYDQDLFLQQCGLALISPERFLLTLMDRFQLLRFLSEESEDHPVYDPHQLVFMAEELFLLLTVLLNEISVPARWPIEAQVRHELIHYLALGPCTYSDLTKQIPERLTDHGCFDRELAHVALFRKPDGSADHGLYELRSAFLADVQPFFHHYSRNQREQAEEMLAEKRKQGCTLPLYPSSQLHVLANTPFRTLADVFTCGVLVDMLFHALHYASSKPEPPDTLMNVVLHLVAQGLEERGEAFVDALRSPGRHVDDHNDASLLSLLLGISDKAQTAAYKPKITYILEKAAVWAPEAAELMNHVKKPTEAASTDRDARRKAARARQEVILQKFSAQQQSLLANLEEELGSDDEVDEENSFGTCILCQEHLDHTRTFGTLVHVQTSRLVRTSVPRDAAALSDVLATPLNLDRLAEGVHDQRMRGRYERMDQQRGPLQLGYPAEAHETGLVAVSCGHSMHVACFHTYLQSTEQRHAMQVARNHPEDLSRFEYVCPLCKSLGNMLLPQPGVSGLSSSADFHADGARFGSITPSETPLSEWVRTANIAILKDTPADTTVYSDYQDMSHGSGCFLPWLVMGSLQPHNPDLGVDFYAADECHMLQRYVNVVQLLASETVEPRMQDRSATVLDALGPSHTALYVPDSLVAYTLAQLEISQRGTPQSVAHSLSPTQVCLVQMLLESLGAMAKLSTAGHEEGSGVSSLRHALYKRLLPHWASEPSVRRPLLLRNLLGVLVEAAVLVPDELRQITALLYYAHLVQCVFGLAQPMMTPAKSACKSKEQDLDAALRIFPHARWLVTSIVSLVGYVRGNMTLGFDHLSDAELAKALCMYTLPFLRRAAMLLRVVLGEHAVTGVDAATEYESLLASLHIPSPAEALPGHAQTNELLTMLMEGWTKHAYTELAPLFRPLPIQPTPSSNVCNLLLEHPHIYELLPLPNDLTFLLQQTHECTCRRCGTLPPTFSLCLFCGEVLCEQSYCCSDPEDESHGECHQHMEHCGGPVGLHFRVSSNMVVILYQDNGTFSSSPYLNSHGEVDRYLLKSRPQRLHPQRYDELRKQWLTHGLANVVTRRIESTMDPGGWITF from the coding sequence ATGAGCGAGGCAAGCGCGGTAGTTGAGCTTCTACCGCGCATTGCTACGATGCCAACGCGTGGGAATGCGGATACATACCGCATGACCCCGGAACGTGCACGCGAGGTACGtgagcgcctgtgccacGAGCTACTGTCGGTCGTGCCGGTGTCGTACTTGTTCCCAGCGTCCGTCGTGCCGAGTGTGCCTGAGGCGTACGCGCTGCTAGACAAGTACGACTGGCATATTAGCCAGGCGCAGCAACGTGCAGATGCACTAGCAAACATGCAGGACAGTGCCTCGGAGCCTCTGCAGCCGGAATACTCAAAAAACCGCCGTGGTATGGCCTGCGGTCACGTATTCCGCAAGGGTGAGCCCATCTTCCGGTGCCATGACTGCTCGTATGATGACACATGTGTACAGTGTGCTATGTGCTATCGGCATTCGatccacgcgctcgagaaTCACGACGTGGTGTTTTCGGtggccgacgacggcgacgctTGCTGTGATTGTGGTGACGATGAGGCATGGCATAGCGACTTGGGATGCGAATTTCACAGTCTACATCCATGGAATGAAAGGGATCAGGAAGCTTCTACAGCGTCGAACCATGCCTCATCGGagcagacgctcgacgacatcATGGCCGCCGTGCCCGACAGTGTTCGCCACGCACTCAGCGAGTTTTGTGCGATGCTCATGGCATTCCTACTCGAGACACTGCTCCACGCACCTAAGCAAACCCAGATTGTGATAGGGCCAGATGTTGTGGACAGTATTAAGCGGCAGCCCACGTACGAATCCGCCTTCCCAGCCAAAGGCAAGGCGCGGCTGGACGGTGATGACGGGCAGGAGTCACCACCTTTGTTTGTCGCCTTGCTCTGGAATGACGAGAAACACAGTTTCAATGAGGTGTCTGACAAAATTCTCGAGGTCTGCTCGTCCCTGACGCCCAAAGATGCGCGGCACTTTGCTGAAATGGTCGATCGGCAGGGCCGACAAGTCGTGTCTATGTCGGAGGACGTGCGTCGACTCGTTATCATGGCACGGCGTATCGGTGTGATCTACCTGCTCGTTACAGTACAGCATGCATTTGACTATTTCGTCGAAGAAGTGGCTGGATGTGTATTGTCGTTCATCGCTGAATTGGCAAGCGCGTCCTTATACAACACATCGGGCCCGTCGCCCAACGGCCGCGCGATCAAGGCACTCATCACATCCACATTCATGCGCCCATGGCATGTGGCCGAGTGGACCGAGGCCCCCGCaacgatgcgccgcgatcTTTTTGACCCGTCGCATCTTTGCATGCTTGATACGCTGCTGCTTCTCGATACCAAAATGTGGAAAGGCGCTCGACTTCAAATGCGCCACCTTATTCTCGACTTGCTGGCGTGTCGTGAGGCGAAGCGCCAAATCGCCCTGCAGTTTTCCGTCGTGTATCCGCGCCTGATCGAGACGTTCATCTTGCACGACCGTGAGCCGGAGCACTCCGTGTACCACATGGCTGTGCAGCTCTTTAGTGTACCGAGTATTGCCTCTCAGCTCGTGATagagcgccgcatgcttgtcgtgcagctgtACATTCTCCAAGCGCTCTTCGCGAACGACCATGACTCGCGCATCACGTCGCTCGTACTGCCATCGCCGCCTCCATCGCACGGCCAGGCCAATCCAGATACCGCCttgctgcgccagcagaAGTGCTATCATGTCTTCTACGATATCCGATACCTCCTGAGTCCCCAGGCTGTGCAGCTCGACATTGTGAAGCATGCCGAGACGTACATGGGCATGTGGCTCGAATTTTTTGCCATGTTCCATGGCATCGCTCCCGAGAAACGAGCGGTGCATGCACATGTCGAGTTTGAGAGCGAGATGTGGATTCAAGTGTTCCATATCAATTCGCACCTTGGCCGTATTGCCAAGCTGTtgggcgaggcgcttgcATCGGCCTCGGAGGCACGTCTGTGTGAGATCTTGGCCTTTATCGGCACTACGATGCTCCGGCACATGGCGCGTCTGAGTGCGCTGAATCCCCAGGTGCACCCAGCCAATGACATGCATATCGTGACGTTTGGTGAGTGCCAGGAGCTTGTCCACGCATACGACGTGGCATCGCAGCCTGTCAGTTTCCACCACCCCATGCACTGGCTCCTTGCCGAGGCGATGAAACACATGCACGTGCTGACGGAGGCACATCCATTGCGCGATGCACTCAGTGAAGACGACATGCTCAGACTCGTGGAGCATCCCGTGCGCGTGGCCGTCAAGCTGGCTCAAATTCGCTGCAATGTTTGGGTCCGTAACGGATTTGCCATTCGGTCGCAAGCATACCACTACCGCGACTCGATGTGGATGCGTGACATTATGTACGACCAGGATCTGTTCCTCCAGCAGTGTGGCCTGGCCCTCATTTCGCCCGAGCGCTTCCTCCTCACGCTCATGGATCGCTTCCAATTGCTCCGCTTTTTGTCCGAGGAGTCCGAGGATCACCCCGTGTATGATCCGCACCAGCTGGTCTTTATGGCCGAAGAACTGTTCCTTCTCTTGACCGTGCTCTTGAACGAGATCAGCGTCCCAGCGCGCTGGCCCATCGAGGCACAGGTTCGTCATGAGCTCATCCACTACCTGGCTCTTGGCCCGTGCACGTATTCGGACCTGACCAAGCAAATTCCCGAACGCTTGACGGACCACGGCTGCTTTGATCGCGAGCTGGCTCATGTGGCGCTCTTTCGCAAGCCTGATGGAAGTGCAGATCACGGACTGTATGAGCTTCGCTCTGCCTtcctcgccgacgtgcaGCCGTTCTTCCACCATTACTCCCGCAATCAGCGCGAGCAAGCTGAAGAGATGCTGGCTGAAAAGAGGAAGCAGGGCTGCACACTGCCACTATACCCGTCAAGTCAATTGCATGTGTTGGCTAACACGCCTTTCCGCACATTGGCCGATGTGTTTAcgtgcggcgtgctggTGGACATGCTGTTCCATGCTCTGCACTATGCCTCGTCCAAGCCTGAGCCACCGGACACGCTTATGAATGTCGTTCTACACCTCGTGGCGCAGGGTCTTGAAGAGAGGGGCGAAGCAttcgtcgatgcgctccgATCTCCGGGACGTCACGTCGATGACCACAatgacgcgtcgctgctctcactgctgctcggcatctCCGACAAGGCACAGACCGCCGCGTACAAACCAAAAATCACGTATATTCTCGAAAAAGCAGCGGTTTGGGCGCCTGAAGCTGCTGAACTCATGAACCACGTGAAAAAGCCCACCGAAGCCGCCTCGACCGATCGAGATGCGCGCCGTAAAGcggctcgcgcgcgtcaGGAAGTGATCCTGCAAAAGTTTTCCGCGCAGCAACAGAGTCTTCTTGCCAACCTCGAAGAAGAGCTCGGCTCCGACGACGAAGTCGACGAGGAGAACAGTTTCGGTACGTGCATCTTGTGCCAGGAGCATCTGGATCACACGAGGACCTTTGGcacgctcgtgcatgtCCAGACCAGTCGACTTGTTCGCACGTCGGTCCCCCGCGACGCGGCTGCGCTGAGCGACGTGCTTGCGACGCCTCTCAATCTCGATCGACTTGCCGAAGGCGTCCATgaccagcgcatgcgcggTCGCtacgagcgcatggatcAGCAGCGTGGaccgctgcagctcggATACcctgccgaggcgcacgagaCGGGCCTGGTGGCCGTGTCATGTGGCCACAGCATGCACGTCGCCTGCTTCCACACATACCTGCAAAGCACAGAGCAGCGTCATGCGATGCAAGTGGCGCGGAATCACCCTGAAGACCTCTCGCGCTTTGAGTATGTGTGCCCTCTGTGCAAGTCGCTCGGCAACATGCTTCTCCCGCAGCCTGGGGTCAGTGGCCTGAGCTCCAGCGCCGACTTTCATGCTGATGGCGCACGATTCGGCAGCATCACACCATCTGAGACCCCCTTGTCTGAGTGGGTGCGCACCGCGAACATTGCCATTCTCAAGGACACGCCGGCCGATACGACCGTCTACTCTGACTATCAGGATATGTCCCACGGCTCGGGGTGCTTCTTGCCGTGGCTCGTGATGGGCTCGCTCCAGCCACACAATCCAGACCTCGGCGTCGATTTTTATGCTGCGGACGAGTGCCATATGCTTCAGCGCTACGTAaatgtcgtgcagctcctTGCGTCCGAAACCGTCGAGCCTCGCATGCAAGATCGCTCCGCCACGGTGCTTGACGCCCTCGGCCCTTCCCATACCGCATTGTACGTGCCCGATTCACTCGTGGCCTACACACTCGCTCAGCTCGAGATTTCACAACGTGGAACACCTCAAAGTGTCGCACACAGTCTGTCGCCGACGCAAGTATGCCTGGTCCAAATGCTACTCGAGTCATTGGGCGCGATGGCCAAACTGAGCACGGCGGGTCATGAAGAGGGTAGCGGTGTCAGTTCTCTGCGCCATGCACTGTACAAGCGCCTCTTGCCGCACTGGGCGAGCGAGCCATCCGTGCGACGACCTCTCCTCCTTCGCAATCTGCTTGGCGTGCTCGTCGAAGCAGCTGTGCTGGTGCCAGACGAGCTACGTCAAatcacggcgctgctgtATTATGCCCACCTGGTGCAGTGTGTCTTTGGCCTCGCACAACCCATGATGACCCCGGCCAAAAGTGCGTGCAAATCGAAGGAACAGGATCTGGACGCCGCATTGCGCATCTTCCCCCACGCTCGGTGGCTCGTTACGAGTATCGTGAGTCTCGTTGGCTACGTCCGCGGCAACATGACGTTAGGCTTTGACCACCTTAGCGATGCAGAGCTCGCCAAGGCACTGTGCATGTATACGCTGCCGTTCCTTCGCCGtgccgccatgctgctgcgtgtCGTTTTAGGCGAACATGCCGTCACAGGTGTGGATGCCGCTACAGAATACGAGTCGCTCCTTGCGTCTCTACACATCCCTTCGCCTGCCGAGGCCTTGCCTGGCCACGCACAAACCAATGAGCTCCTTACCATGTTGATGGAGGGCTGGACCAAGCATGCTTACACCGAATTGGCGCCCTTGTTCCGGCCGCTGCCGATCCAGCCAACGCCTTCCAGCAACGTCTGCAAtctgctgctcgagcatccACACATCTATGAGCTACTGCCATTGCCGAATGACCTAACATTCTTGCTCCAGCAGACGCATGAGTGCacgtgtcgacgatgcggtaCACTCCCTCCGACCTTTTCGCTATGTCTGTTCTGTGGAGAAGTTTTGTGCGAGCAGTCGTACTGCTGCAGTGACCCAGAGGATGAGTCGCATGGCGAGTGTCATCAGCACATGGAACACTGCGGTGGCCCAGTCGGTCTGCACTTCCGCGTTAGCAGCAACATGGTCGTCATCTTGTACCAAGACAATGGCACGTTCTCGTCATCGCCCTACTTGAACTCCCACGGCGAAGTCGACAGATATCTTCTCAAGTCGCGTCCACAGCGCTTGCATCCCCAGCGCTACGATGAGCTCCGGAAGCAGTGGCTCACACACGGACTTGCCAACGTTGTGACGCGTCGCATCGAATCCACCATGGATCCTGGCGGATGGATCACCTTTTGA
- a CDS encoding E3 ubiquitin-protein ligase HUWE1 — protein MTEERNPSSGLPDIGGSSDGLAQMLSQLQNYGPNPFTLLLPSASGLTLTRNRSGFGPWNAQEHGEAQEEKQEDSEKKREMETKLSRVYESFDLEMLWKRLSEALSRLQSDPASAQVLLPSIESLMVVSQHVMGTRSPEDEPLECVTSEPGTRRAQMESDFLSFTEKHRKILNLMVRQNPALMSGSFSLLVRNPKVLDFDNKRNYFSQQLHKGRREHYTPLSLTVRRQHVFYDSFQYFNRKSGPEIKHGKLNVRFHNEDGVDAGGVTREWFQVLSREMFNPDYALFQPCAADCTTYQPNKMSSVNDMHLAFFKFIGRVIGKAIYDGRLLDAYFTRSFYKHILGRKVDYRDLEAVDPEYYNSIQWMLNNDITDVLDLTFAVEEDVFGETRTIELKPGGSSIPVTESNKHEYVRLVTEQSLTNSIRSQIDAFLAGFHEIIPPSLIKLFSERELELLISGLPDIDVDEWKNNTDLRGYKSSDPMIQWWWRAVRSFDQTEKAKLLQFITGTSKVPLEGFAHLQGVNGTQRFNIHRAYGEDRLPAAHTCFNQLDLPAYESYEKLRSQLLLAMKEGAEGFGLA, from the exons ATGACAGA GGAACGAAATCCGTCATCTGGATTGCCTGATATTGGCGGCTCATCGGATGGCCTTGCGCAAATGCTCTCACAGCTCCAAAACTATGGGCCCAATCCATTCACTTTACTTCTGCCAAGCGCCAGCGGCTTAACCTTGACACGCAACCGCAGCGGCTTTGGACCTTGGAACGCACAAGAACATGGCGAAGCTCAAGAAGAGAAGCAAGAAGACTCTGAGAAAAAGCGTGAAATGGAAACTAAACTGTCGCGCGTATATGAAAGTTTCGACCTGGAGATGCTCTGGAAGCGTTTGAGCGAAGCACTTTCTCGGTTACAATCTGATCCTGCATCTGCTCAAGTGCTTCTTCCTAGCATAGAAAGCTTGATGGTTGTGTCACAACACGTCATGGGCACGCGGTCTCCCGAAGATGAGCCTCTGGAGTGCGTGACGTCAGAACCAGGTACCCGACGTGCCCAGATGGAGAGTGACTTTTTGTCGTTTACCGAAAAGCATCGCAAAATTCTTAATCTCATGGTACGCCAAAATCCCGCGCTCATGTCCGGCTCCTTTTCTCTCCTTGTTCGTAACCCCAAGGTACTGGACTTTGACAACAAGCGCAACTACTTCTCTCAACAACTACACAAAGGTCGTCGCGAGCATTATACCCCTCTCTCTTTGACTGTTCGGCGACAACATGTGTTTTATGACAGTTTCCAGTACTTTAACCGCAAGTCAGGCCCGGAAATCAAGCATGGCAAACTAAATGTGCGATTTCATAACGAAGATGGCGTGGACGCAGGTGGTGTGACGCGCGAATGGTTTCAAGTACTCTCTCGAGAGATGTTCAATCCTGACTATGCCTTGTTCCAGCCTTGTGCAGCCGACTGCACGACATACCAGCCGAATAAGATGAGTTCTGTCAACGACATGCATTTGGCCTTTTTCAAGTTTATTGGGCGTGTGATCGGCAAGGCCATTTACGATGGCCGGCTTTTGGATGCGTACTTTACCCGCAGCTTTTACAAGCACATCCTGGGACGCAAAGTCGATTATAGGGATTTGGAGGCTGTGGATCCTGAATACTATAACAGCATCCAGTGGATGTTGAACAACGACATTACAGATGTGCTGGATCTGACTTTTGCGGTTGAGGAGGATGTGTTTGGTGAGACACGCACCATTGAACTCAAGCCCGGGGGCTCATCGATCCCAGTGACCGAATCAAACAAGCACGAGTACGTGCGTCTTGTGACGGAGCAGAGTTTGACCAATTCGATCCGCTCGCAAATCGATGCGTTCCTTGCAGGCTTCCACGAAATCATTCCACCGTCTCTCATCAAGCTCTTTAGTGAGAGGGAGCTAGAGCTTTTGATTTCTGGTTTGCCTGACATTGACGTGGACGAATGGAAGAACAATACAGACCTTCGTGGCTACAAGTCGAGTGATCCTATGATTCAGTGGTGGTGGCGCGCTGTGCGTTCGTTCGACCAAACCGAGAaggccaagctgctgcagtTTATCACGGGCACATCTAAAGTGCCGCTCGAAGGATTCGCCCATCTGCAAGGGGTAAATGGCACTCAGCGCTTCAATATCCACCGTGCCTACGGTGAGGACCGCTTaccagcggcgcacacCTGCTTTAACCAGCTCGACTTGCCCGCGTACGAATCGTACGAGAAGCTGCGTAGTCAACTGCTTCTGGCCATGAAGGAAGGCGCGGAAGGATTTGGTCTAGCATGA
- a CDS encoding MAPEG family protein: protein MPLFVLSPASLVHSAIFAGYYSYLSTKTAIRRHVTGKDNTALSEKDDAVYRASRVHGNFAEYTPFTITLLFLAELNGAPTAWVHAAYSTLFVARVAHSFALTRPHTKFSKPMRAIGFFGTIAVILGAGLYNLGLGYEPLKSFLGIQ from the coding sequence ATGCCTCTCTTTGTGCTCTCGCCTGCCTCTCTTGTCCACTCGGCTATTTTCGCGGGATACTACTCGTACCTTTCTACGAAAACGGCTATCCGTCGCCACGTAACCGGCAAGGACAACACTGCTCTTTCGGAGAAGGATGATGCTGTGTAccgtgcgtcgcgcgtccATGGCAACTTCGCAGAGTACACGCCCTTCACGATCACTCTCTTGTTTCTTGCTGAGCTCAACGGTGCACCAACTGCCTGGGTCCATGCGGCTTACTCGACACTCTTTGTGGCTCGTGTAGCTCACAGCTTCGCTTTGACTCGCCCCCACACCAAGTTCTCCAAACCGATGCGTGCCATTGGCTTCTTTGGTACGATTGCTGTGATCCTTGGTGCTGGCTTGTACAACTTGGGCCTGGGCTATGAGCCGCTCAAGTCCTTCCTGGGCATTCAGTAA
- a CDS encoding serine/threonine-protein kinase, whose amino-acid sequence MHHVFSEYTKENSPQSARVAHTGVPAAATYTKPAVPHVGVDVAPPATASPQQPLQRHLQTYTSSHSPSRPMRPDVTGVPPVAAMTRTPVRSLHPADTLQAWEKDIVQLPEVQRKATLAQMYFLNHYFDSLRYLSDRRARLAQFEQSMKKRGCSPTPSVSCTADQLSESLQNISIGKPAQQRILPSSSEYQKERAKLMAYERELLHKRRTKLRLQQFHIVTQVGQGGYGEVFLARKRDTGELCALKRLRKRVLIKMDEVRHVLTERDILTASKSPWLVHLLYAFQDATHVYLAMEYVPGGDFRTLLNNSGVLREEHARFYISEMLVSVNELHKLGYIHRDLKPENFLIDATGHIKLTDFGLAAGAINPGRIDSMKRRLDQVKDTDVIYRTPAERSSLYKNMRAQNVRYADSVVGSPDYMAPEVLRGREYGVSVDYWSLGCILYEFLCGFPPFSGAHPDETWTNLKNWTKALQRPVYEKPEDLQFNLSDVAWDMILRLINTPERRYHSLSEVQAHPFFRYVDLMRMRQVKAPFIPHLEHELDTGYFDNFDDPADMAKYKEVQEKQRHVEAMEAKNGMSDGGRAMWVGFTFGKNWGQKVQGGHTTVEPDPEMSGKLSTMF is encoded by the coding sequence ATGCACCACGTATTCTCTGAATACACAAAAGAAAATTCGCCGCAAAGTGCGCGTGTAGCGCACACTGGTGTGCCAGCTGCTGCTACCTACACGAAGCCCGCGGTGCCACATGTGGGCGTAGACGTCGCGCCTCCTGCCACCGCCTCACCACAGCAGCCGCTCCAGCGCCATCTGCAGACTTATACATCGTCTCATTCCCCATCTAGGCCAATGCGCCCCGATGTCACTGGCGTTCCTCCTGTTGCAGCCATGACTCGCACGCCGGTTCGCAGCTTGCATCCAGCGGATACCTTGCAGGCTTGGGAAAAGGATATTGTACAACTACCGGAGGTGCAGCGCAAGGCTACATTGGCTCAAATGTACTTTTTAAATCACTATTTCGACTCATTGCGTTACCTGTCAGAtcgccgtgctcgtctTGCTCAATTCGAGCAGTCGATGAAGAAGCGCGGGTGCTCACCCACACCGTCTGTGTCTTGCACCGCAGACCAGCTTTCCGAATCGCTCCAGAACATATCTATCGGGAAACCAGCTCAGCAACGAATTTTGCCCAGCTCGTCTGAGTACCAGAAGGAGCGGGCGAAACTGATGGCCTATGAGcgtgagctgctgcacaaaCGTCGGACCAAGCTTCGTTTGCAGCAGTTCCATATCGTGACGCAAGTGGGTCAAGGTGGTTATGGTGAAGTATTCCTTGCTCGCAAACGTGACACGGGTGAGCTTTGTGCTCTCAAGCGGCTGCGTAAGCGTGTTTTAATCAAGATGGATGAAGTGCGACATGTGCTAACGGAGCGCGACATTTTGACAGCATCCAAGTCGCCTTGGCTCGTGCACTTGCTGTACGCATTCCAGGATGCAACACATGTATACTTAGCTATGGAATACGTGCCAGGTGGTGATTTTCGTACGTTACTTAACAACAGTGGCGTCTTGCGCGAGGAGCATGCGCGTTTCTACATATCTGAGATGCTTGTGTCTGTCAacgagctgcacaagctggGCTACATCCACCGCGACCTGAAACCCGAGAACTTTTTGATTGATGCCACCGGTCATATCAAGTTGACAGACTTTGGTCTTGCCGCCGGTGCGATAAACCCGGGACGCATTGACTCGATGAAACGGCGTCTGGACCAAGTGAAGGACACAGATGTGATATACCGCACACCCGCTGAGCGCAGTTCTCTTTACAAGAACATGCGCGCACAGAATGTCCGCTACGCCGACTCCGTGGTAGGTTCACCAGATTACATGGCACCTGAAGTGTTGCGCGGGCGTGAGTACGGCGTGAGTGTGGACTACTGGAGTCTGGGTTGTATTTTGTACGAATTCCTTTGTGGCTTCCCGCCGTTCAGCGGTGCTCATCCCGACGAGACCTGGACGAATCTGAAGAATTGGACCAAAGCGCTACAACGACCAGTGTATGAGAAACCCGAGGATCTGCAGTTCAACTTATCCGATGTGGCATGGGACATGATTTTGCGCCTGATCAACACACCAGAGCGACGCTATCATTCGCTCTCTGAAGTCCAGGCCCACCCATTTTTCCGCTACGTTGATTTAATGCGGATGCGTCAAGTCAAGGCACCATTTATTCCCCACCTCGAACATGAGCTGGATACGGGATACTTCGACAACTTCGATGATCCAGCAGATATGGCTAAATACAAAGAGGTGCAGGAAAAGCAGCGACACGTCGAGGCGATGGAGGCCAAGAATGGCATGTCCGATGGCGGTCGAGCCATGTGGGTTGGGTTTACCTTTGGAAAGAACTGGGGCCAAAAGGTCCAGGGTGGTCATACTACGGTTGAACCAGACCCCGAGATGAGCGGCAAGCTCTCGACCATGTTCTAG
- a CDS encoding kinetochore protein Spc25, with translation MQAEEAADSALDASVSAPSNVLDFSKLEASIQSFTRRFDQYVQTTVAACDEARLSADAHRADLQEHIKALERERENTKHEQKELWEQVASERDADGKLRTSVQNLAAQREALVQRTASIRNEVSEIRAQMESRKEHKQIQVQRLREQVRRNAPELAQLEYLTGCSLTPSVKNGVVTFSFSLLSSTHPTRTASISLDVSKAQYKVPTYDSLLSAATVKALVQELSKSGDLYAFLKNIRQALVESLLSADA, from the coding sequence ATGCAGGCCGAGGAGGCCGCTGATAGTGCGCTGGACGCATCTGTGTCAGCCCCCTCGAATGTACTAGATTTCTCCAAGTTAGAAGCTTCGATTCAATCGTTCACGCGCCGCTTTGATCAGTATGTTCAGACGACGGTGGCAGCGTGTGACGAGGCACGTCtcagcgccgacgcgcatcgagccGACCTGCAGGAGCACATCAAGGCTCTTGAACGCGAGCGCGAAAATACGAAGCACGAACAGAAAGAACTATGGGAGCAGGTGGCATCTGAGCGTGATGCCGATGGCAAACTCCGCACGAGTGTCCAAAACctggcggcacagcgcgagGCTTTGgtccagcgcacggccaGTATCCGGAACGAAGTGTCAGAAATTCGGGCACAAATGGAATCACGAAAAGAGCACAAGCAGATTCAGGTACAGCGGCTGCGTGAGCAAGTTCGACGGAACGCGCCagagctcgcgcagctcgagtaTCTGACAGGATGCTCTCTTACTCCAAGTGTCAAGAACGGTGTCGTTACTTTCTCCTTCTCGCTCCTGTCCAGCACGCATCCTACACGTACAGCTTCTATTTCACTGGATGTATCCAAGGCGCAGTACAAAGTTCCTACATACGACTCGCTGCTGTCTGCCGCTACTGTCAAGGCGCTTGTGCAGGAGCTGAGCAAGTCGGGTGATCTGTACGCCTTTCTCAAGAATATTCGCCAGGCGCTGGTCGAAAGTTTGTTATCAGCAGATGCATAA